The Schizosaccharomyces pombe strain 972h- genome assembly, chromosome: I genome contains a region encoding:
- the rpl3401 gene encoding 60S ribosomal protein L34: MAQRVTYRRRLAYNTRSNRTRIIKTPGNNIRYLHIKKLGTIPRCGDTGVPLQGIPALRPREFARLSHNKKTVQRAYGGCLSANAVKDRIVRAFLIEEQKIVKQKLKQLSSQK, encoded by the coding sequence ATGGCTCAACGAGTTACCTACCGCCGTCGCCTTGCTTACAACACTCGTAGCAACAGAACCAGAATTATCAAGACTCCTGGTAACAACATTCGCTATCTTCACATCAAGAAGCTTGGCACCATTCCTCGCTGCGGTGATACTGGCGTCCCTTTGCAAGGTATTCCCGCTCTGCGTCCTCGTGAGTTTGCTCGTCTTTCACACAACAAGAAGACTGTCCAGCGTGCTTATGGCGGTTGCTTGAGTGCCAATGCCGTTAAGGATCGTATTGTTCGTGCCTTTTTGATTGAGGAACAGAAGATTGTCAAGCAAAAGCTCAAGCAATTGTCTTctcaaaagtaa
- the rbm8 gene encoding RNA-binding protein, translating into MRPAKSVEGYIIIVTGVHPEATEEQVEDLFADFGPVKNLHLNLDRRTGYVKGYALIEYATLEQAQKAVDEKNLSLLDEKLEVDFAFLEPPERAPRPSISTRSRSQSPEVQHRDRDVAMAEP; encoded by the coding sequence ATGCGACCAGCAAAATCTGTCGAAGGTTATATCATCATAGTCACTGGAGTTCATCCAGAAGCTACCGAAGAACAAGTAGAGGATTTATTTGCAGATTTTGGACCGGTCAAAAACTTGCACCTCAATTTAGATCGACGTACAGGTTATGTAAAGGGATATGCACTGATAGAATATGCTACATTGGAGCAAGCCCAGAAAGCTGTAGACGAAAAAAACCTCTCTTTGTTAGATGAAAAACTGGAGGTTGACTTTGCGTTTTTAGAGCCTCCAGAACGAGCTCCCAGGCCATCTATTTCTACGAGGAGCCGAAGTCAATCTCCTGAAGTTCAACATCGAGATAGAGATGTAGCAATGGCTGAGCCCTAA